From a region of the Vanrija pseudolonga chromosome 2, complete sequence genome:
- the wdr5 gene encoding WD repeat-containing protein 5 has translation MVQPSDAAGPSYTPRHTLSGHTRAVTALRFSSDGRSLVSAGADGYVHFWDASSGAHQRVLRCHRTGINDISLSPDGLYLSTASDDGTAQVFSTDPLSAPRASQGPVLIAPPLRSLAAHTAPVLAVAFSPTSNLVVTGSMDESAIVWDVRRGKSLRTLPAHAEAIWSVGWDAEGALVITGSADGLIRLWDANTGQCLKTFDNESNAPVSSASFTPSSFFILSSTLSSTIRIYSLHTAKVLKTFQAAEYVSEKFPTPAIVFAAPGGALANGHDADDAMDVDGVAGVGTVGAARVVAGSENGHVVIWDLQDRRVVQVLEGHDAPVVALAVHPDGRTIATGALEPDKKIKVWQWQ, from the exons ATGGTGCAGCCCTCCGACGCAGCAGGCCCATCATACACACCGCGGCACACGCTCTCAGGTCACACGCGCGCGGTGACCGCGCTGCGGTTCAGCTCGGACGGGCGGAGCTTGGTGTCAGCAG GCGCAGACGGCTACGTGCACTTCTGGgacgcgagcagcggcgcacaCCAGCGCGTACTGAGATGTCACCGGACGG GCATCAACGACATCTCGCTGTCCCCGGACGGGCTGTACCTCAGCACGgcaagcgacgacggcacggcgcaAGTCTTCTCGACCGACCCGCTGTCTGCCCCGCGCGCATCACAAGGACCCGTACtcatcgcgccgccgctgcgcagCCTGGCAGCGCACACAGCGCcggtgctcgccgtcgcgttcAGCCCGACGtccaacctcgtcgtcacggGCTCGATGGACGAGTCGGCCATCGTGTGGGACGTGCGGAGGGGCAAGAGCCTGCGCACGCTGCCTGCCCATGCGGAGGCGATCTGGAGCGTTGGctgggacgccgagggcgccctGGTCATCACCGGCAGCGCGGACGGCTTAAT ACGACTGTGGGACGCGAATACTGGCCAGTGTTTGAAGACCTTTGACAACGAGTCCAACGCGCCAGT ctcctcagcctccttcaccccctcgtccttcttcatCCTCAGCTCGACGCTGTCCTCCACGATCCGCATCTACTCGCTCCACACGGCAAAGGTGCTCAAGACGTTCCAGGCAGCAGAGTACGTGAGCGAAAAGTTCCCCACCCCGGCCATCGTGTTCGCTGCGCCGGGCGGGGCGCTCGCGAACGgccatgacgccgacgacgcgatggacgtcgacggcgtcgctggcgtcggcaccgtgggcgcggcgcgcgtcgttgCTGGCTCGGAGAACGGGCACGTCGTCATTTGGGACTTGCAggaccgccgcgtcgtccaaGTGCTGGAGGGGCACGACGCGCCTGTTGTTGCGCTTGCCGTGCATCCTGATGGGAGGACCATTGCCACtggcgccctcgagcccgacaaGAAGATCAAGGTCTGGCAGTGGCAGTAG
- the VPS30 gene encoding Vacuolar protein sorting-associated protein 30, which yields MADSLTCQRCHQPLLRDPTVANLTSSQYALIAGTLPAAPRAPQVAPATKLAQQPPGARDAAAAWGAANPIAESYVFLPELAPPQQQRTASPGLLASASSSTSRAASPTAPPLGGTALAAKLDTLLSRRTEIDHPLCTECTGLFQAQLQRELEELTRERDAYIAFERNLRLRAEERGGAGGEVDDEGGVGGSDEWDALVQHRAELEEEEKRLTATLGEREAELASVQEEEKRVKVDEAAVERDEAEFLKSHAELATQLTQLSHALSSAKTQLLLSTSLLQHLESTNVYNDAFQIGHAPLQADGGRSAVTVGTINGLRLGGRPTVEWDEINAAWGLVALCIDRLAVKVGCVFETYKIAPLGSFSHMEELSGKGSYELYASSDLSPARLLQNRRFNHALVALLDCLRQLVEFGRSSGRAWAAGSIEINKDRINGYSIRLPGLASGLPALGSMSLMGLGSTEAAGKDNSSADEQWTRACRAVLQVLKRILVVESEAGRGTA from the exons ATGGCCGACTCGCTCACCTGCCAGCGGTGCCAccagccgctgctgcgcgaccCGACAGTGGCCAACCTCACGAGCTCGCAGTATGCGCTGATAGCGGGCACGttgcctgctgcgccgcgcgcgccgcaggtGGCCCCGGCGAccaagctcgcgcagcagccgccgggcgcgcgcgacgccgcagcggcatGGGGGGCCGCGAACCCCATCGCCGAGTCGTATGTCTTTCTGCCTGAGCTCGctccgccgcagcagcagcggacGGCGAGCCCCGGCCTTTTGgcgtccgcgtcgagcagcacgtcgcgcgcggcgtcgcccaccgcgccgccgctcggcgggacagcgctcgcggccaagctcgacacACTGCTCTCGCGCCGGACGGAGATCGACCACCCCCTGTGTACAGAGTGCACAGGCTTGTTCCAGGCACagctgcagcgcgagctcgaggagctcacgcgcgagcgcgacgcgtaCATTGCTTTCGAGCGGAACTtgcggctgcgcgccgaggagcgcggaggagcaggaggcgaggtggacgacgagggcggcgtcggcgggagcGACGAGTGGGATGCGCTCGTGCAGCAccgtgccgagctggaggaggaggagaagcgccTCACTGCGacgctgggcgagcgcgaggccgagctcgccagtgtccaggaggaggagaagcgggtcaaggtcgacgaggcggccgtcgagcgcgacgaggccga GTTCCTCAAGTCGCACGCAGAGCTCGCGACGCAGCTCACGCAGCTGTCCCacgcgctgtcgtcggccaAGACGCAGCTCCTGCTCTCCACGTCACTGCTGCAGCACCTCGAGTCGACAAACGTCTACAACGACGCCTTCCAGATCGGCCATGCGCCGCtccaggccgacggcggccgcagcgccgtCACGGTCGGGACTATCAACGGGctccggctcggcggccgcccGACGGTCGAGTGGGACGAGATTAACGCGGCTTGGGGGCTGGTTGCGCTGTGTATTGACCGACTGGCGGTCAAGGTCGGATGTGTGTTTGAGAC CTACAAGATCGCACCCCTCGGCTCCTTCTCCCACATGGAAGAGCTGTCCGGCAAGGGCTCGTACGAGCTGTACGCGTCGTCCGACCTCTCACCGGCACGCCTGCTCCAGAACAGAAGGTTCAACCACGCGCTGGTTGCGCTGCTCGACTGTCTGCGGCAGCTGGTCGAGTTTGGGCGGTCGTCTGGGCGCGCGTGGGCGGCCGGGAGCATCGA GATCAACAAGGACCGGATCAACGGCTACTCGATCCGCCTGCCCGGGCTGGCGAGCGGCCTCCCAGCGCTCGGGAGCATGAGCCTCATGGGCCTCGGGagcaccgaggcggcgggcaaggacaactcgtcggccgacgagcagtggacgcgcgcgtgccgcgccgtcctGCAGGTCCTCAAGCGCATCCTCGtggtcgagagcgaggcggggcgaggtACGGCGTAG
- the PMT1 gene encoding Dolichyl-phosphate-mannose--protein mannosyltransferase 1, translating to MPALSAPQQRRRPASPPGAASLSGTSTPTDSKPKGHANGKSSSGNAREEADADARLRHKEDGPVGAASATAFGGPRHRGAGRAGAIGGLRRREWILVGGICIIASFVRLWNLAHPTSVVFDEVHFGGFAAKYIKRKYFMDVHPPLAKLLVTLSAFVGGFDGNFDFKDIGKDYLEPKVPYIVMRAFPAILGLALVPITFLTLIALRLSLASAILGALLVTFDNALVTQSRLILLDSYLVFFTALTIHFWVRFSNDDSEGRAFTPSWWRNLALTGASLGAVASCKWVGLFTIATIGLGTIRQLWLLLGNLRVTPQQWARHFAARTLCLIVIPVFIYMWCFQIHFWILNMSGDGDGFMSSEMQHTLEGHGMDDTFADVGLGSRITIRHVHTQGGYLHSHAHAYPSGSKQQQITLYPHRDDNNIFRIVNASVPEGGGAFDWDNLPFQYVTSGLKVRFEHVQTNKRLHSHDVRPPVSEVDFQNEVSGYGFDNFEGDANDDFIVEIAPETRGRKDKAAKHRLRTLRSQFRLRHAMTGCYLFSHKVKLPDWGFEQQEVTCNKNPTWENSLWYIETNNHPQLAPDAEKVNYEVPSFFSKFWELQGVMWRTNAGLTDRHAYDSRPQSWPWLRRGINFWVKDHTQVYLIGNPIIWWSSSLAILAYVAVRGFLILRAKRGYRDLQQPKIAFYDEVISFLLMGWALHYFPFFLMQRQLFLHHYLPALWFAILIFATVFDYATSFIRPRMRFQIAVAIVIIAIWSYNYFSPLTYASPWTKAKCEKAKWLQSWDFSCADFYEDIKMYHPESSAIKQAEHQIYVDEGAHTTIVDEAPEPIKNAFDGGDDAAREEKTTGVAGPNNDVKMQESTAVPGPAHDADAPIPQDDRAPVGLDAGAIEVTGAVHDEGGWHGGANDDAPKEEAQPEVAPVGAKKVEIEKMDLDDEAKKLADEALRAADEQ from the exons ATGCCAGCCCTCTCCGCGccacagcagcggcgccgcccagccagcccgcccggtgcggcctcgctctcgggcacgtcgaccCCAACAGACTCCAAGCCCAAGGGccacgccaacggcaagTCGAGCAGCGGTAACGcccgcgaggaggccgacgccgacgcccgtCTCCGGCACAAGGAGGACGGCCCCGTCGgtgccgcgagcgcgacagcGTTCGGCGGACCGCGCCACCGCGGAGcggggcgcgccggcgccatcgGTGGCCTCAGAAGGCGCGAGTGgatcctcgtcggcggtaTCTGTATCATCGCGTCGTTTGTCCGCCTGTGGAACCTCGCGCACCCCACCTCGGTCGT CTTCGACGAGGTCCACTTTGGTGGCTTTGCGGCAAAGTACATCAAGCGCAAGTACTTTATGGATGTGCACCCTCCTCTGGCAAAACTCCTGGTCACGCTCAGCGCCTTCGTGGGCGGCTTTGACGGCAACTTTGACTTCAAGGACATTGGCAA GGACTACCTCGAGCCCAAGGTCCCGTACATTGTCATGCGCGCCTTCCCGGCGATCCTCGGTCTCGCCCTCGTGCCCATCACGTTCCTCACGCTCATCGCGCTTCGCctgtcgctcgcgtcggccatcctcggcgccttGCTCGTGACGTTTGACAATGCCCTCGTGACGCAGTCGCGTCTGATCCTGCTCGACTCGTACCTCGTCTTCTTCACCGCCCTCACTATCCACTTCTGGGTTCGCTTCTCcaacgacgactcggagggCCGCGCCTTTACCCCGTCGTGGTGGCGCAACCTCGCGCTCACTGGCGCCTCGCTCGGTGCCGTCGCGAGCTGCAAGTGGGTGGGCCTGTTCACCATTGCGACCATTGGCCTCGGAACCATCAGGCAGCTGTGGCTTCTCCTCGGCAACCTGCGCGTCACCCCCCAGCAGTGGGCCCGTCACTTTGCTGCCCGAACACTCTGCCTCATTGTCATTCCCGTCTTCATCTACATGTGGTGCTTCCAGATTCACTTCTGGATCCTCAACATGTCGGGTGACGGCGACGGATTCATGAGCTCGGAGATGCAGCACACGCTCGAGGGGCACGGCATGGACGACACGTTCGCCGACGTCGGTCTCGGCTCGCGCATCACTATTCGTCACGTCCACACCCAGGGCGGCTACCTCCActcgcacgcgcacgcgtaCCCCTCCGGCtcgaagcagcagcagatcaCCCTCTACCCCcaccgcgacgacaacaacatcTTCCGCATTGTCAACGCTTCGGTccccgagggcggcggtgcctTCGACTGGGACAACCTTCCCTTCCAGTATGTCACCTCGGGCCTCAAGGTCCGCTTCGAGCACGTCCAGACCAACAAGCGTCTCCACTCGCACGACGTCCGCCCGCCCGTGTCCGAGGTCGACTTCCAGAACGAGGTGTCGGGCTACGGCTTTGACAA CTTTGAGGGtgacgccaacgacgacttCATCGTCGAGATTGCCCCCGAGACGCGTGGCCGCAAGGACAAGGCTGCCAAGCACCGCCTCCGTACCCTCCGCAGCCAGTTCCGTCTCCGCCACGCCATGACCGGCTGCTACCTCTTCTCGCACAAGGTCAAGCTCCCCGACTGGGGCTTTGAGCAGCAGGAGGTGACTTGCAACAAGAACCCTACGTGGGAGAACTCGCTCTGGTACATTGAGACCAACAACCACCCACAGC TTGCCCCCGATGCCGAGAAGGTCAACTACGAGGTTCCTAGCTTCTTCTCCAAGTTCTGGGAGCTCCAGGGTGTCATGTGGCGCACCAACGCCGGCCTCACCGACCGCCACGCCTACGACTCTCGCCCTCAGAGCTGGCCTTGGCTCCGCCGTGGTATCAACTTCTGGGTCAAGGACCACACCCAGGTCTACCTGATCGGCAACCCCATCATCTGGTGGAGCTCGTCGCTTGCGATTCTGGCCTATGTTGCTGTTCGCGGCTTCCTCATCCTCCGTGCCAAGCGTGGCTACCGCGACCTGCAGCAGC CCAAGATTGCCTTCTACGACGAGGTTATTTCTTTCCTGCTTATGGGCTGGGCACTTCACTACTTCCCCTTCTTCCTCATGCAGCGTCAGCTCTTCCTCCACCACTACCTCCCGGCTCTGTGGTTCGCCATTCTCATCTTCGCGACTGTCTTCGACTACGCCACTTCGTTCATCCGCCCGCGTATGAGATTCCAGATTGCCGTCGCGATCGTTATCATTGCCATCTGGTCGTACAACTACTTCAGCCCGCTCACGTACGCCTCGCCCTGGACCAAGGCCAAGTGTGAGAAGGCCAAGTGGCTGCAGAGCTGGGACTTCTCTTGCGCCGACTTTTATGAGGACATCAAAATGTACCACCCCGAGAGCAGCGCGAtcaagcaggccgagcacCAGATCTACGTTGATGAGGGTGCGCACACGACgattgtcgacgaggccccCGAGCCCATCAAGAACGCGTttgatggcggcgacgatgccgcgcgcgaggagaagaCGACTGGCGTTGCTGGCCCCAACAACGACGTCAAGATGCAGGAGTCGACGGCAGTGCCCGGCCCGGcgcatgacgccgacgcacccATCCCCCAGGATGACCGGGCGCCTGTCGGCCTGGACGCTGGTGCTATCGAGGTCACTGGCGCTGTCCACGACGAGGGTGGctggcacggcggcgccaacgacgacgcaccaAAGGAGGAGGCGCAGCCTGAAGTGGCGCCCGTCGGAGCCAAGAAGGTCGAAATTGAGAAGATGgaccttgacgacgaggccaagaagctggccgacgaggcacTGCGTGCCGCTGACGAGCAGTAG